The following DNA comes from Arthrobacter sp. SLBN-83.
TGGCTGGTCCGGGTCTTTTCGCCCCAGCGGTCCTGCGGGAGGGGCCCACCCATGGACGGTTGGGGGCCGAAGACGGTGCCGTCGCCGTAGTTCCATGTGTACTGCACCGGCGTTGCCACCACATGGACCTTTTGGCCAAACATGGTGATGTCGAACTGCTGCTCGACCGCTTCTGCGTAGAAGTTCGTTTCGGCGCCGCGGAGAGTGTTGGGGCTGGGCTGCGCCACCACTTTCCCGGCGCTTACCGGCAGGTTCTGGAACTGCCGCTGGATATCTGCGGCGATGCGGGGCAGGAGGTCCTCGGGCTTGGGATCGTAAAGGCAGGTTGGCCCCGAATGATGCGCCCAAACCGCACCCGGCACGCCCCGTGGCCGGGACAGCCACATGACAGGGATGCCCTTGGCGCCGTCTTCCCGATCCTTGCAGTCGAGCTGGCGGGCAAGGCAAGGAGTGTCGAAGTCGCCCCCGCCGAGGTGGCATTGGAGTTCGTACTTGTACTCGTTGGGGTCAGTGGTTACGGCGCCAGGTTCAGCGTGAACAAATTGGCCTGCCTCATCAGGTACCCAGTCATCGGCCCCCATTTTGAGCCCGGAGTCCACAAATCCCCCACCGATTCGTGGCTTCGGTTTTGATCCATCTTCGGCGTAGGCCGAGAGGAGAGAAGCTGTCAAGAACACCAGACAGCAGGCGAGGATTCCGATGCCCCTACCTAAGTAAGCCACGGCTACCGGATCAGCCCTAGATCATTGACGACCCAAGCAGAGCTGGCGAATCGCACCATCGCTACGCTGCCGGAATTCGTAGCTGGCGTCTTCTCTTGGTAGGGGCTTCCATCTGGGTTGTGAATTACGAGTTCCTTCTGCAGTACCTGCAGAACTACCTGCGTGGTGCCGTCAGTAGAAGGTTTTGCGGTCGCAACCGGAATTTCTATCTGGCCGCCAGATATCCACTTGCCCTCAGCCCAGGCGGCTTCAATGTCAGCCACGAGCCCTTGACAGAATGCGCACTGAGAATTGGAAAGCTTTGAGAGTGCATCAGTGTCCCCCGTCTCGTATGCGTAACTCAGAACCGAGAACCAATACTTCGTGAACGCTTCTGCCCCTTCCTTCGTCTCCGTCTTCGCCACCTCGGGAAGCACCGGAACCGGGACATTTTGGGCGGGTCCAGACGCGTCGGCCGGCTTGTACACAGCACTCGGCGTCGGGGTGGGAGTGGGCGTGGCGGTGGGTGTGTCGGCGGCCACCGGAGAAGAAGTGCCACCCGGGCCGGGAGAATCGCCCGAGTTGCAGCCAGACAAAGCCAGCGCAAGCCCAACGATAAGGACGGCCGCGCCGGACTGCACAGTGCGTGGCGAAACAAATGTGCGGGACGAAAGGAAGTTCTGCGATGTCATGGGCCGCTATTCCCCCAGTAGTTTCAAGACGGCTTGCTCCGGACAGTGACTTAAGGGTAGCCCACGTCACATTTTGACGACCGCACTTATCCACAGGCACAAGGCCCCCGATGCACTGTCTACCAGCTGCAATGCGACAAGAGAAGTCATAAAGGAAGCCGGCGCACCAAAGTGCGCCGGCTTCCCTAATCAAAAGACGTTACTTCTGGGCGGGCAGGACCAGTTCCCCCGTCTTGTCCGTCGACAACGCGAGCGAAGAAACGTACTGCGGGCCGCCGTCGGGCGCGTCCTGTGCGGAACGCACCATGTCCGGACGCTCGAACTCCAAGCCGGTCACGTGGCATAGGAGCTTGGCGTCGCTTGGGTTTCCGTCGCCGTCAAACATTGGCAGCTCGATGCCGTCGTCAACACGCCGCAGGTAGAACCGCCCGCGGGTCAGAACGGCCAGCACCGGCGGCAGCACGAGCGCCAGGCCCACCGCGAAGATCGGCGAGTACGGCTGGATGGCGGCACCGAATGCCCCGAAGAACACTGCGATGGAAACACCCGCAGACGCCAGCATGGACACGAACCCCACTGGGTTCACGGCGTACAGCATCCCGCGCCGGAACTCAGGTACCTTGGGCGAGATCTTCAAAAGGTACTTGTTGATGGCGATATCGGACGCCACCGTGACCACCCACGCCATGGCGCAGTTGGCATAGAACCCCAGGATGGTGTTGAGGAAGTCGAACATGTTGGCTTCCATCAGGACCAGCGCGATCAGCAGGTTCACCACCACGAACACCATGCGTCCCGGGTACGTCTTGGTGATGCGCGTGAAGGAGTTGGTCCAGGCCAGCGAACCGGAGTACGCGTTGGTGACGTTGATCTTGATCTGCGAAATGACCACCAACACCACCGCCAGCGTCATGGCCAGCCAGGCCGGCATCATCTCCTGGTACACGCCCAGGAACTGGTGCACCGGCTCGTTGGCAGTGGCAGAGGCGGCCGGATCCAACGACGCGATCAAGTAAATGGCGATGAACAGGCCCACGATCTGCTTGATGGCTCCGAAGATCACCCAGCCCGGGCCAGCCAGGATCACCGCGCGCCACCAGGCACCGCGGTTCGCAGGAGTGCGCGGCGGCATGAAGCGAAGGTAGTCGATCTGCTCGGCGATCTGCGCCATCAGGGACAGGCACACGCCGGCGGCCAGCATCACGGACGCAAGGTTGGGGCCGCCGTCACCGGTCGCACCGCTATAGGCAAAGAAGCTGTCGATGCTCTCCGGATGCGAGATCAGCAGGTAACCCACCGGCACCACCATCAGGAGCAGCCACAGCGGGGTGGTCCAGACCTGCAGTTTGGCCAGCGTGTTCATCCCGTAAATCACCAGCGGGATGATGATCACGGTGGACGCGGCGTACCCCATCCACTGCGGGATCCCCAGCCCCAATTCCAGCCCCTGCGCCATGATGGAGCCCTCGAGCGCGAAGAAGATGAAAGTGAAGGTGGCAAAGATGACGTTGGTGACCACCGATCCGTAGTAGCCGAAGCCGGAATCACGGGTGATCAGGTCCAGATCGATGTTGTAGCGGGCTGCGTAGTACGCCAAGGGAAAGCCCGTTGCGAAGATGACGACGGCGGCCACCAGGATTCCCAGCAGTGCGTTGACCGTGCCGTACGAGATGCCGATGTTCGCGCCGATCGAAAAGTCCGCCAGGTAGGCAATGCCGCCCAGGGCGCTGGTGGCCACTACCCCGGCGCTCCACTTGCGGTAGGAGCGCGGCGCGAACCGGAGCGTGTAATCCTCGAGGCTTTCCTTGGTGGCGTTCAGAGCCGAGCTGTTGCCCGCCGTCGGCGTTGCCGGAGAACGTCCGACGACGGCGGCATCAGCAGGTGCCGCAGGTTCCAGCAGTTGCGTTGTGTCTCTGTCGTTGCCCATTGGGTGCGTCGCTTTCTTTTCGCATTCAGCCGTAATGGCCCTGCGTGCGACGCTATCCAGCTGGAAAGACAATCCGGTCACAGGCCTGTTTCCGCTCTGTTAAGCATTGACGGAGATGTCACAAAAGGGCCGGGAATTGCGGGTACAAAGCCTCTGGCGCATTTCTACCTGAGGTAGAAGAATGGCGACATGATGTTTGAACACGCGGACGGCAATCCCGTCCTGGAACTCGATGATGAGCAATCGTGGCGTCTCCTGGCGGCAACGCAGCACGGGCGGCTGGTGGTCTCGGTGGCGGGAGAACCGGACATCTTCCCGGTGAACTACGTGACTTCGAACCGGAAGGTCTACCTGCGGACCGCTCCCGGGAACAAGCTTGCGCAGCTGACCATCAACTCCAAGGTGCTGTTCGAAACCGACGGCATCCTGTCGCAGGAAGCGTGGTCCGTGATTCTCCGCGGGACGGCACGGGTCCTCAGCAACTCGGCTGAACTTGCGGCCATCGAGGAACTCGGACTGAAGACCTGGGTTCCCACCCTGAAGGACTTTTACGTGGAGATTGAGCCGAAGTCCGTCAGCGGCCGCCACTTCGTGTTCGGCGAACAACCGGAACGCGAGATCTAAGGCCTCCTAGACTGGAGGGATGGCGGATAAGCCCACTGCAGACAAGCTCACCCCCGAGCAGCGCAGCTGGAACATGTCCCGGATCCGCGGCAAGAACACCAAGCCCGAACTGTTGGTGCGCCGGATCCTGCACGCCAGGGGCTACCGGTACCGCCTGCACGGCAGGTCCGGCGGCACCAAGCTGCCGGGCAACCCGGATCTCGTCTTCGCCGGGCGGCACAAGGTGATCTTTGTGAATGGCTGCTTCTGGCATTTCCACGACTGCCGCGTTGGTCTGCACGCCCCGAAAGCCAATGCGGAGTTCTGGGTTGCGAAGCGCACCCGGACCCGCGAGCGCGACGCCGGCCAACGCCGCCAACTGGAAGACGCCGGCTGGGAAGTGTTGACCGTCTGGGAGTGTGAGCTAAAGGATCGTTCAGCCCTCGAATCCCAGTTGGTCCACTTCCTCGAAGCCGGCGCCTGACAGATAAATCTTGAGGCAATCTTTAGCCGTTTCTGCCGCCGTCCTTGATCCTGGACAGACAGGATGGACAGGTTGCCGCGGTCAGGCAATCCGCCACTGACGGTTTCAGAGCAGCTATCCCCTATCCCCTAGCTTCTCCGGGCCAACAGTGCGGACTTGAAGGCCGAGGCCGACGAATCGCTGCTGTTGATGCGCCAGTCCGTTTCCTTCTGCATGTGGAACCAGACGAAGCCCATAACATCCGGCTGGGCAGCCAGGTAGGACACCAGATCCGTGTTCCAGGAGGCTTTGGAACCACCCAACTCGCTGGATGCCGTCTCGGCGATCAGGACCGGCTTGCCGGGTGCCAGGGTGCGGAGCTGGGAAATGCCGGGCGCAAAGAGGTCCACCGGGGAAACCCAGCTGCTCCAGGTTTGCGAGCTGCCCCAGTTGTAGCCGTCCAATGCCACGATGTCCACGTAGCCTGCGCCGGGGAACAAACCTGTCAGGTCGGTCGATCCCCAGTAGGGTACGTTCGGGGACCAGACCCACTGGACGTTGGTTGCTCCCGTAGCGGCAACAACGTCATGGACATGGCGCCAGGCGGCCACGTATTCACCCGGCTGGTTGCCGTTGACGCCCTCGACCCAGGGATACCAGTTGCCGTTCATTTCGTGGGCGAAGCGCAGCATGACCGGCTTGCCCCAGGCCGCCAGGGACTGGCCCCACTGGCTGATGTAGGCGTCAAAGTCGCCTGCGGTGATCCGGGCCAACGAATAGGCGGGCTGGTCCACTCCGCCTCCCCAGGCCCACGGCTCCCAAGTGACAAGGGGGGTGGCTCCGCGCGAGCGCACAGCATCCAACTCGGTGATCGGCGGGGCTTGCAGGAAGTCCTTGTAGCTCATCACCACGGAGGGGACTTCCCCTGCCAGGGTGGCCACCTCGTCCAGCTCAGTACTGGCCGTAGGTCCCCCCGGCGTTGCCACCCCGAAGCGCAAGGGGGCGGAACTGATGGTTGGCGCCGGCGCGGGCGCAGGAGCAGGGGCTGCCTGCACCACAAAGGTGGCCGACGCCTTGATGGACGATGTCTTGGCAGTGATGGTGAGGTTTCCGATAGATGCGGCCGGAATGGTGATGCCGGTGCTGAAAGCGCCGGTCGATGTGGTTTGGAAAGCGAAAGTAGTGGAACCCACAATCACAGTGCCCGTGGTGGCAGCTTTGAACCCGGTTCCGGTGACCGTGACGGCGGAACCGACCGGACCGGAACCCGGATTGAGCGTGATTTGCGGTGTCGTGGCTGCGCTGGCCGGCTGGACGATGGACAACGCCAGCCCAGCCCCGACTATGAGCGCGACAAATAAAGTCCTAAGAGTTCGGAACACGGCAATCTATCCCCAGATTGAAAAGGCGGCTATGGCCGCTGACGACGTCAATGCGAAAAAGCACTGGCATCGATCTTATGGCCCGAAAACCGCAGTCCCATCAAGAAAACCACAATTCTTCCCGAGTCTTCTCCTAGGTCGCGGGAACGGTCCTAACCTGAAACAGAACAAGATCCCCCGCTCAAACACCCGGTTTTCGAGGTCCCCAAATCCAGCAGAAAGGAGTGTCATGAGCACGTCGGATGATGCGCCAAGGCCGCTGGTGGACCAGTCCGTCCTGGACCGGCTCCGGGACGAACTCGAGGAGGAAGAAGGCTACAGCCGGGTCTTCGTAGGGAACTTCATCGACTACCTGCCGCAACGGCTGGGCCGGCTGCGGCTCGCCCTGACCACCGGTGATTTGGAGGGCTCCATGGACGCGGTCCTGAGCCTGAAGACGTCAAGCCAAATGGTTGGAGCCGAACGCCTGGCAGGACTTGCCCTGGACCTGGAAAACGAGATCCGCGCCGAGGCACGCCACGCTGATATGGCGGTGGCATTGCCCAGGCTGGCCGCCACCTATCTGCGGCCCATCACCCAGTGCAGCAGGCAAACCATGCACCGGCTGCAGGCTCAGTGCTGCCCCGGCGCTAAACGGTAGCCCACTCCGCGGACGGTCTGCAGCCACCGCGGCTGCTGCGGCGAGTCACCCAGTTTCTTGCGCAGGTTTCCCATGTGGACCTCCACGGACCGTTCGTCGGCCTCGCTGATGTAGCCGCCGACGTCGTAATCCTCATCGCGGAGCCGCCGCACCAGGTCGGACTTGGTCCGGACCGTCCGCCCCGCTTCGAGGAGCGCGTACAGCAGCTCGAACTCGGTGCGCGTCAGGTTCATCTCTTTGCCGTCAACGGTGACGGTACGTGAGGCGTAGCTGAGCTCCAGGCCGTTGTGGCTGAAGTTTCCACGCTCCGGGTGGGAAGCGTTATCCGGGGAAGCATCAACGGCAACGTCGCCGGGGTCGGGAACAGACCGCGGCCGGCGCATCATGGCAGCAACCCGCGCCCGCAGCTCCCGCGGGCGGAAAGGCTTGGTGAGGTAGTCGTCCGCGCCGGATTCCAGCCCGATAAGGGTGTCCAGTTCTTCTGTCCGCGCCGTGAGCATCACGATATAGGCATCCGAAAACTCGCGGATCTGCCGGGAAACCTCAAAGCCGTCAATGTCCGGCAAGCCCAGGTCGAGCGTAATGACATCAGGATTCAGGCTCTTGGCCATCAGGACGCCCTCGGCGCCGCCGCTGGCGACAGTGACGTCAAACCCAGCCTGGGTCAGCACAGTGCGAACCAGTTCCCGAATGTCGTGGTCATCCTCGATGACCAGACCCACACGTGCCTCACTCATAGAGCCCCCTCAGTGCCAACGTCAGAAGTATAGCTGGCTGCGGATATCCTGCTGGTATGGTCTCGCACAGCCCGACGTCCGCGTCCTCCGCGCCATGAGCAACCCCACGGCCTGGTCCTCCGGACGGCTGCGATTCTTCAAGCGGCCATTCCATGAATACCGGCTGACCGACCGCGTGGCCATGAGCCAAATGCCGCTGTTCGTGACCACCATCCTCACAGCCGTCCTGGTATGGGCCTTCTTCCCCGAGACCATGGGCAACCCCCTGTTCGTCACGTTCCTCATCTCGCAGCTGGCCATCATGGCGCTTTGCTATGTCATTCCCTGGGAACGGCTGCCCTACACCAGCTTCCTGGCCATCCCCTTACTGGATTTCGTCTCCATCGCGGCGGGCAGGGAAGGCGGCCAGGAAAGCCTTGCGGGCATCAGCCTGCTGGCGGTGTTTCCGGTCATCTGGCTCTGCGCCTCCGGGTACTACGCACGGGCGGCCCTGTGGCTGTCCTTCCTGGGACCGCTGGCCATCATTTGGGTGCCGCTGCTACTGAAGGGAAACCAGAACCCGCAGGACTTTGCCCGCTCCCTGTTGCTGCCCGTCATGATGCTGGGCATCGGAGTGTCGGTCAGCGTCCTGACCTTGAGCATGATGCGCCAGCAGAAGGAGCTGGAGGACAAGGACGAGCAGCTGCGGGCCAACCTGCGCACCAGCAAGCGCCAGGAATCGCTGCTCAACACCATCCTGGACACCGTGCATCTGGGCGTCCTGGCCGTGGACGCCGACGGCCACGACGTCCTGATGAACCGCAAGCAGCGCGCCAACCACGAGCTGGCCCGGCCAAAGAATATTGCGGACCCCAACGAGTCGCAGCTGTTGGTCTACGGGGCGGACCGGAAGACCCTGATCCCCGTTCAGGAGCGTCCAGTGCGGCGCGCCGTCCTGGGCGAAACCTTCACGGATTACCTGGTCTGGCTCGGGGAAGGGAACGATCAGCGGGCACTGGTGACCACGGCGCGCGCCATGAGGGACTCCGACGGCAAGTTCACCGGCTCAGTGATCGTCTTCAGCGACGTCACGGACCTGGTGAACGCGCTCACCGCCAAGGACGACTTCGTCTCCAGCGTCTCCCATGAATTCCGCACCCCGCTGACCTCCATCCTTGGCTATGTGGAAATCCTGCTCGCCGACGAACCGCACGAGGCGCAGCGCGAGATGCTGGAAATCATCCGCCGCAATTCCGAGCGGCTCCTGACCCTCGTATCCGACCTGCTGTCCAGCCGGAACGGCCAACTGATCGTCACGCCGCACGCCGTGGACGTTGCCGATCTCATCCGGAGCAGCGTGTCCTCGGCGATGCCCCGGGCGGCAGCCGCCGGCGTCGAGCTGCATGCCGACACGCCGGAACGGTTGGAGGCCCACGTGGACAGCGCGCGGATTTCGCAGGTCCTGGACAACTTGGTGTCCAACGCCATCAAGTACTCGCCGGACGGTGGCCAGGTGGTGGTGTCGCTGGCGCGGGAGGACGGGCACGTGGCCTGCCGCGTCACCGATACCGGGATGGGCATGACCCCGGAGGACGCTTCCGAGGTGTTCGCCAAATTCTTCCGCACCAGCAGCGTCCGGCGCACCGCTATCCCCGGCGTGGGCCTGGGGTTGCCCA
Coding sequences within:
- a CDS encoding DUF6318 family protein; this encodes MTSQNFLSSRTFVSPRTVQSGAAVLIVGLALALSGCNSGDSPGPGGTSSPVAADTPTATPTPTPTPSAVYKPADASGPAQNVPVPVLPEVAKTETKEGAEAFTKYWFSVLSYAYETGDTDALSKLSNSQCAFCQGLVADIEAAWAEGKWISGGQIEIPVATAKPSTDGTTQVVLQVLQKELVIHNPDGSPYQEKTPATNSGSVAMVRFASSAWVVNDLGLIR
- a CDS encoding purine-cytosine permease family protein — its product is MGNDRDTTQLLEPAAPADAAVVGRSPATPTAGNSSALNATKESLEDYTLRFAPRSYRKWSAGVVATSALGGIAYLADFSIGANIGISYGTVNALLGILVAAVVIFATGFPLAYYAARYNIDLDLITRDSGFGYYGSVVTNVIFATFTFIFFALEGSIMAQGLELGLGIPQWMGYAASTVIIIPLVIYGMNTLAKLQVWTTPLWLLLMVVPVGYLLISHPESIDSFFAYSGATGDGGPNLASVMLAAGVCLSLMAQIAEQIDYLRFMPPRTPANRGAWWRAVILAGPGWVIFGAIKQIVGLFIAIYLIASLDPAASATANEPVHQFLGVYQEMMPAWLAMTLAVVLVVISQIKINVTNAYSGSLAWTNSFTRITKTYPGRMVFVVVNLLIALVLMEANMFDFLNTILGFYANCAMAWVVTVASDIAINKYLLKISPKVPEFRRGMLYAVNPVGFVSMLASAGVSIAVFFGAFGAAIQPYSPIFAVGLALVLPPVLAVLTRGRFYLRRVDDGIELPMFDGDGNPSDAKLLCHVTGLEFERPDMVRSAQDAPDGGPQYVSSLALSTDKTGELVLPAQK
- a CDS encoding pyridoxamine 5'-phosphate oxidase family protein, with the translated sequence MMFEHADGNPVLELDDEQSWRLLAATQHGRLVVSVAGEPDIFPVNYVTSNRKVYLRTAPGNKLAQLTINSKVLFETDGILSQEAWSVILRGTARVLSNSAELAAIEELGLKTWVPTLKDFYVEIEPKSVSGRHFVFGEQPEREI
- a CDS encoding very short patch repair endonuclease, which codes for MADKPTADKLTPEQRSWNMSRIRGKNTKPELLVRRILHARGYRYRLHGRSGGTKLPGNPDLVFAGRHKVIFVNGCFWHFHDCRVGLHAPKANAEFWVAKRTRTRERDAGQRRQLEDAGWEVLTVWECELKDRSALESQLVHFLEAGA
- a CDS encoding glycosyl hydrolase; protein product: MALSIVQPASAATTPQITLNPGSGPVGSAVTVTGTGFKAATTGTVIVGSTTFAFQTTSTGAFSTGITIPAASIGNLTITAKTSSIKASATFVVQAAPAPAPAPAPTISSAPLRFGVATPGGPTASTELDEVATLAGEVPSVVMSYKDFLQAPPITELDAVRSRGATPLVTWEPWAWGGGVDQPAYSLARITAGDFDAYISQWGQSLAAWGKPVMLRFAHEMNGNWYPWVEGVNGNQPGEYVAAWRHVHDVVAATGATNVQWVWSPNVPYWGSTDLTGLFPGAGYVDIVALDGYNWGSSQTWSSWVSPVDLFAPGISQLRTLAPGKPVLIAETASSELGGSKASWNTDLVSYLAAQPDVMGFVWFHMQKETDWRINSSDSSASAFKSALLARRS
- a CDS encoding Hpt domain-containing protein — encoded protein: MSTSDDAPRPLVDQSVLDRLRDELEEEEGYSRVFVGNFIDYLPQRLGRLRLALTTGDLEGSMDAVLSLKTSSQMVGAERLAGLALDLENEIRAEARHADMAVALPRLAATYLRPITQCSRQTMHRLQAQCCPGAKR
- a CDS encoding response regulator transcription factor, with the translated sequence MSEARVGLVIEDDHDIRELVRTVLTQAGFDVTVASGGAEGVLMAKSLNPDVITLDLGLPDIDGFEVSRQIREFSDAYIVMLTARTEELDTLIGLESGADDYLTKPFRPRELRARVAAMMRRPRSVPDPGDVAVDASPDNASHPERGNFSHNGLELSYASRTVTVDGKEMNLTRTEFELLYALLEAGRTVRTKSDLVRRLRDEDYDVGGYISEADERSVEVHMGNLRKKLGDSPQQPRWLQTVRGVGYRLAPGQH
- a CDS encoding sensor histidine kinase; protein product: MSNPTAWSSGRLRFFKRPFHEYRLTDRVAMSQMPLFVTTILTAVLVWAFFPETMGNPLFVTFLISQLAIMALCYVIPWERLPYTSFLAIPLLDFVSIAAGREGGQESLAGISLLAVFPVIWLCASGYYARAALWLSFLGPLAIIWVPLLLKGNQNPQDFARSLLLPVMMLGIGVSVSVLTLSMMRQQKELEDKDEQLRANLRTSKRQESLLNTILDTVHLGVLAVDADGHDVLMNRKQRANHELARPKNIADPNESQLLVYGADRKTLIPVQERPVRRAVLGETFTDYLVWLGEGNDQRALVTTARAMRDSDGKFTGSVIVFSDVTDLVNALTAKDDFVSSVSHEFRTPLTSILGYVEILLADEPHEAQREMLEIIRRNSERLLTLVSDLLSSRNGQLIVTPHAVDVADLIRSSVSSAMPRAAAAGVELHADTPERLEAHVDSARISQVLDNLVSNAIKYSPDGGQVVVSLAREDGHVACRVTDTGMGMTPEDASEVFAKFFRTSSVRRTAIPGVGLGLPISKAIVEAHGGTIDVESTLGKGTTFTFRVPV